The segment tgatgttcaattactagatctagatctaaaaattaaattataggggcctatgttacataggttagagttgaaaaaaaacaaaactttacttcttataactattTTACagaacaacgccttgtttcaacttttaaaaaaattttcacattttttgtagttttgaaatatctccatgtccagtctagatagaATATGTATAAGTCTATGTTCTAGatgtagaagtagatctagactaaatcttaacagttctaaatcagaactttacatgtgttgttagatctagatgtccattaataaacataccaataaataaacaCACTACTGTACCTGCCTCGCTAGCCGAATCAGAAAATGCAGATTTGTTTGCAGCTGACGTGCCACGGGCTCGATACCCGAATTGGACCCcaataaatgtttcattttttttttattattattttattatattttaagttctaaaaaaatgtttttctagtttacaataataaaaaaacattgtactcagaaaaacatttaaacatttttttttaaatggcgtATTGTTGATGATGCTGCTAGAGTCGGCACTCAAACATTTCAAAAGCCGAGAAAGACCAGGAGAAATGATAGTAAGTTTTAGAAGTTACTGGAAGACCAGGAGAAATGACAAATTTTTTTGAAGTTACTGGAGGCCCAGGAGAAATGGCAGAAAGTTTTAGAAGTTACTGGAAGACCAGGAGAAATGCCAGAAAGTTTTAGAAGTTACTGGAGGACCAGGAGAAATGCCAGAAAGTTTTAGAAGTTACTGGAGGCCCAGGAGAAATGGCAGAAAGTTTTAGAAGTTACTGGAAGACCAGGAGAAATGCCAGAAAGTTTTAGAAGTTACTGGAGGACCAGGAGAAATGACAGAAAGTTTTAGAAGTTACTGGAGGCCCAGGAGAAATGGCAGAAAGTTTTAGAAGTTACTGGAAGACCAGGAGAAATGCCAGAAAGTTTTAGAAGTTACTGGAGGACCAGGAGAAATGACAGAAAGTTTTAGAAGTTACTGGAGGACCAGCAGAAATGGCAGAAAGTTTTAGAAGTTACTGGAGGACCAGGAGAAATGACATAAAGTTTTAGAATAGTACAATTAAGCATGAGAActgaaaaacaaagcttttgtTAAAGTGGGGGCTGACTTATGCGTCGTAGGGGTTAAAGAGGGAAAAAAGGTCAATACGCCATTCAACTCCttataatataaatacattAGTTAAAGGTATTTGTTTAGCAGTTGTAGTGCAAAACGTTGCACACAATGAAGAAAATGTATTAGGCAGACTTACCGTAGTTGTAGTACAAAACTTCCCCCATCAAGCTCCATGTCACCCATGTGTTTGGGTCATCAACATTTATCTTCTTCACCATAGTGGCAGCACTGTGCGCCCCGGTGCACTTCTGTGTGTGGTTCCTGGCATACTCCTCGAGATCAAGGTCCCAGGTCTGCCTCAGACAATTTAGAAAGGATAAGCGAagaatgcatttaaaaaagggaCACAATTTGATCACTTGGagcttggttttttttttttttttttggtaaattctTACGACTCAATTTAAAagctgtatatttttttaaattatgtatcagtttgtttttttttggatacatttttatttgttcttaaagagagagagagagatgggcgATAGCTTTCTATCTTTTCCCGTGATGAAAACAATCCAAGTTTTTGTGACCCACTTAGAGACATCCAAAAGTGCTTGATTTTGTAAAAGATCTTGGCTACTAACCACCTTAATATTCATTCAAAGACAACTACAATGATATTCAACTATGTTATTTAGGCAAAAACTCCGATCAAATGTAAAAGTCATTTTAGTTATAATTTagcgatattttaaaaaaaaaatggtacagaTCTATTCTTAACATTAAATAATAGGATCCAATAGTTagttaataaaagctttaaACACTCACCAGTTCTCTCATTTCAAAAGCCGGTGGGTAGACCACACTTCTGTAAGCGTTACTAATGTTAAGAATAAGATCCTTCTCTTCCTGGGTGAAGGATGTTTTGTTGGCTGCTGACACCCTGGTGAAAGTTTTGTATTTCTTGAAGAGATCATCGCGTGTAAAGTAGGTCAGCCCACAGACATGTTGTATGTAAAGCGTACATACACAGAATGACGTAACTAGAGTAACTAATGTTCTCAGACGAGGACTCATCATTTTTCTGTAAGGAGAACTCTCTTATGCTAGAAGTTTGTTATACGTCGATATCTACAGACTTAAAGAGAAATTATAACAACATGGAATAGGATTACACAGTTTTGTATACACAATTTATACACAATacagttacatttttaaaaaaagcaataggttttgtatttaaaataaaaaatcgacTAACCTTATATCAATGGTATTAGCATGATCAAGTTTCTGAGACTATATATATGCCACGCATGCTGGTCCGGGTGCTGGAATGTCAGGTACATTTTCATTTCAcccattttttcatttaaatgcgTGAACACGTTTGATTTATGTGATGGCCTCAGTTTTATCGTTGTGTCAATAACAACAGGAAGAAATACTTGGAGGTAGATGACGTGTGGGGAAGTGCGCCAGTGTGTGCTCACTTATCACACGCCTCAAGTTATCTCTCCAGCCCTGTCTTTAAGTCACAACGCCCATGTTGGCCAGGATGATCCTCTAGAAACAAActacagagaaaacaaaaaagtgccacaataaaactttgtatttaaaaaaaaaagaagaaagaagagtTTCATAGtgattgggggtgggggggggggcgtgccGAACAAAGGGAAATAAACACTTTAGTTGCGGGGCTTAACACGTGATCCAgaagaacaaaataaatcttgGAATTGAATCAGGCTTTAAAGAATAAATGATTTATTTGCCAGTTTGTCATGTAATACCAAGCCTTAGTTAGACTGAATAGAAATTAAAGTCTAGGATTAgcatgaaatatttatataaattgagCCCAAGCATTCAAAGAAAATAGCGATTTAGGAAGGAAATCCGACCCTGcacccaatttaaaaaaaaaaatctttccagTCAATATACAAATAACCTTTCTGGACAGATACAAGTTAATATGTTACCCTGGTGTGTTtatacattatttgttttacatttgtatcttATGCCTTGAAATAAAATTCCCAGAACAAGACCTTCAGGCACGAGTCAATTATCAtgggaaattatttttttaaatgatgtagCACCCTAAGGAATTAACTCTCAAAATGATATAGCTCTGGGaaaattataatagattttgttatatatatgtacattatCTGGCTAATgtgaaaattaactttttttttttttacgttaatGTGCGTAATTCACATTTTACCTAGGTAATGTGCACATTAAAGGCCATTAAAGttgaggttagggttaggacaGCGATTCTCAGCCTTTTAAGCTCAGCGACCCCTTATTACAATTCTCTACTAATCCGCGACCCCCTCAAGCGTAAAATTATTTTCGTTCATAAGACTAAGTAATCATACTTATAGTGTAAATATCTGATATGCATTGACAAAGAATTAGGTTTAATCAAGAAACAATATTTCATTGTAGTCTTGTAATAAACattactttattatttaaatacaaataaatgaaattttatattTGACTAGCATATTTTAACTTTCTATTTCTTATTCACCATATTTAAGTTACATACTTATGTGATAATTTTAAAGGCACGGCGGAGCAGTAGTATAGTgtcttattataataatattgggACAGTCTGGgcttgtttctgtttcaccaGATGAGAATTCTCAGGACAACCTTTGCAACATCCCAACAAATGTTACCTTCTGCATCaagtctttttttatattcagacttgataactaacacgCTGGATAACTCATGTttcgcaacaaaaaaaaaatactagtgaAAATTGAAGAAAGGGCGCAACTCAGACTAATCGGCATATGACTACAAACACTTGATCCAGATTTGTGTAACTGAATTTGAAAAGATTGTCTGAGGAACATCTTCAATTTTGACTGTGAATGGACTTCTGGCAAGTGCCAACGTGATGTCAGGAAGATTTGGAAAGTTTGATGAACTTTCGCCCTCAAGCACGTGCAAATGTTCTTTcacaaaaattatcattttatctGTTTGTCAGGTCCAATGTCATTGTCCTCATAGAGACAAATAAGATTGGGAACATGTAAACTTGTTTGCCAATCTGAAGTTTCATTTGGAAGGATCGGATTTTGTTCAGACAAATCGAGGCATTTTGCATTTGATCTTTGCTGTGACGTTTTTCATTGCTTCTTGTAATTCTCATTGATATTCTTGTCGACAAAGTTTAGATTGTTACAATCAAAATAACGTAACAGCTATATAGGCTTCATAGATTCGGCTTATGaagttatgtgtttttttttttgttttttgtttaatctaTTGAAGTTTCAAAGCTCAATATGTATTATATACAAATACAATTATGTATATACCCCCTTCTCTTTTTATTCAAATAACATGcgggttttttttattggacAACTCTAGCAGCAAGACCGACAGATCACTCGACCATCCAGATTCTAAAAGATTCTAGTCCGTAGTGTTTTCCAGTCCACGTTTTGCTACCCAGAGGTCATCTGTCACATGACCTCGACAGACACACACCACGCCGCCACACCCACAATCTGAACAGCCGACTCCTGAAGCCGAAGACTTATCATTAGAAAAACAAAGCCCGTTATATTCATTGTTAAAATGTGAAactaactttttgttgtttttgtgtatGTGTAGAATCTGAATGGTCAAGTTGTCTGCTAACCATATCCAGTATTTGGTGGTCTGAGGGCCTGGTCAGAgctggtcattttttttttttgcgtcatATTTGATTAACTCTTTTCTCTTATAAAAAATGGTGTGTTCTTTATTGTCCAAGGCCTTAGTTTCACATTTGTGTTTGGACTTTCTTTGGGAGGTCCTCCCAGTCCCAGCTTGTGAAAGAGACAGTGAGCACAACTTTGTGTCAACGACAGTTATTTCATGAGCTGCTTTACTGTCTAGAGTACAGAGGTTGTTTTTTGGTGTGCATTTAACTACTAtcaaacaatgaaaacaaaaagataaactTTAGGGACAATACAAAtaagttgtaaaaatgtaattGTGTGTTTGAGTTTGTGTATTGGTGcatttgacattaaaaaaaaacaatatgaaaaGATTAACTTATATAATtgtcttttatttgaaaaaaaattaattaatattagctCAAACATTTGAAAAGAAATCTTTGTGCCGGGAATTCATGACTTCAAACatctttgttttgtaattgGACGCTTACATGCAGACAATCCTCAAGTATCATGTAGCCAAAGCGTATCAATAATCGATTCGTTTCTTGGTTTAGCTTACAAGTAAGAGATACTCGTGAAAACCTGAACACCTAAAGATAGATCTTTGGGCGTGATCCGTGTTTAAGCCAATGCGACTTTTCAGTGTTCAAGTTAACACAGTCAACAAAAGTAAAGCGATAGATTCATAACTACAGGGATGAGCATTAGTAGCAAGAGATGAGAGTTGATCAACGAGAATGTAGAACCGTTTATTTGattcagttttattttattttatttttattttgtcattagCCACACAAAATGGTTCCACAACTAGGGCTTAATGTCACACATTGTGTCCTGGGGCTTAATGTCACACATTGTGTCCTGGGACTTAATGTCACACTTTGTATCCTAGGGGTTATagaattaaacatttcaaaagaTCGCCTGACTAGAACACAATAGGCTGATCATGTACAAGTCACATCGTTTCCTTCCACGTAAAATCGATCATCACTTTTATCAAGTGATTCGAACCTGAGAAGATGTTCCAGaacagtttttatttcatgactTTCTAGCCTCTTGCTAGTACAGGGACATTGTTGAGTCAAATACCCcgtatttctctttttctgctATATCTCTATGCATTGACTGATATATATCGATTTCAGTAGAGGCTATGGTGAGTTGAAAACCTTTATTTTGAATCTAACCCGAACACCTTATGTTTTGAATCTAACCCGAACACCTATGTTTTGAATATAACCCGAACACCTTATGTTTTGAATCTAACCCGAACACCTTATGTTTTGAATCTAACCCGAACACCTATGTTTTGAATCTAACCCGAACACCTTATGTTTTGAATCTAACCCGAACACCTATGTTTTGAATATAACCCGAACACCTTATGTTTTGAATCTAACCCGAACACCTTATGTTTCGAATCTAACCCGAACACCTATGTTTTTAATATAACCCGAACACCTTATGTTTTGAATATCACCTGAATACTTTAAAAGGTGAATACATGGCTTTCGGTTTTTCATGTTTCAATCTTCGTTCACATAACATTTGTATAGGGGGGTAGGGTGGAGTGCTAGAGTTACTAAGTCCTACACATCTAGACTACTAAGCTCTTGTTGGTCTATGTCCTTTTTGTTGTCTGacctaaataatatttatagcaTGTGCAGCATGGCTATCTGGATTCAGTCTACTTTGAACTACAACGTAGCTTATCCTATTACTTGACTGTGATGTTTATACTAGTGGTTGCCAACCTTTTCCAGCTGGAGGGCCGTGTGTCTTCCCCACACAAAGGTCACGGGCCACATCAACTAGGGTTACCAGACATCCGGTCAGGTATTGGTCAAAAAGTGTGAAAATATCCGGTTTGTTGTTGACCGTCATTGTACATTATCCATTAATCGAATTCAATTCATCAAATTTTCTGGTTTAGCAAGACAAAGTCAATGATAAATTGCAGAGATGAACAGATGTTCAAGGATGCTCTAAGACTCAAAGCTTCTCAAGATTTTGAttgtcttgtttgtttgttgtatttTCGGGTATAATGCTAGTGCTGACAGATCGGTTTCTATGATCAATGAGAGGtcaaaagagaaacaaaaattgaCTCTTTATAGACTCGGTGAATGTTCTCACAGAGTTAAATCAGGAAAACAAATGTCTTGCATAGAGTTTTCCTGTTTCTGCGTTACACTATCGAAAAGTCACTTCTTCGTCTGAAAAATACGAAATATAGCCTAGTAGTTCAACCAACAGAGGCGGACAGAGtgtcggcccgggcattaccatacgACTCGGCCCACAATTTGGTTGCATATGATATACATACAACTCGATGGCGGCGTGTGTTACGTGCTTTGGAGAGTCGTCTCAATAGTCCGAGTCCACATTCTGCCCACCACCCACTCCTCTCACCCTCTTCCGGCCGTCCTGTTTGGCCTATTTAGAAGTAACAACCAGAATAtggaatacaaaacaaaacaaagatttgAAAAGGAAGTAATTTGTAACATTGTTGCAGCAGAGAAATGTCTCCACATTCAAGGAATAAGAAGGTACATCATCAGCAAACTATTCGCTGAAAGATCGCTTGTGTGTATGTTACGTTTTGTTCTAGGATGAGACTTTTTTAACAACACACCAACATAAAACGTCAACGTCAGAGTTTAGAATTAATTTAATCGTCATCAACACTGTAAACACTATTTAGTTTCTATTCCTACATTTTGGTTCTCCtctctttcaacacgcattcgcaccattccacattgacaCCACGAGGTGCACATAACAGTTGATGTCCAAGACGATGTCTTGTGAACGTATTTATCACCAGCCTTCAACTGAAACCCTGCCAGTGTCTTTTTTGTGTCATCATGCGTTTTAACCTGTTCTTGATATGTAGAGAAACGGGCAGAAACATTAGATCACAAGTTATTTAGGTACCGGTAGATTACAGCGTATGCACTAACACAAAAGCCTAGCCGGGGATTTCAAAATACCCTCACCCTCAATAAATTGTACCctcaattaattaataactttgGTGTTCAAACCATACCGAGAGCTCCTATTTGTTACCTAGTTTTTGGGTTGCCTCTTTTCCCCctctatattattttatatttactttcaaTGGTCAAGACTCTTTCCGTTTAAGCAGTCAGCGTGGAGTTTTTGTGACGATAAACTTGTATTCTGGTGATAGCGACAATGTAATTTTACTCGGAGATTAATATTACTCTTTTTTAACGACCATGCTATGTGTGACTGAAAGTTTCGACTGCCTTCAAAATTTAGCCTTTCAAATAACATCGTCTCCAGCACAATGATTATCGTGATGTGTTTGTGTTGATTGAATACTACCTTACCACAATAACAAGGTGACCTAAAGGCGTTTTGTTTATATCTCTACTTCCCTTCCCTCTTCTGTAAGGTAGATGGGTAGATAATGCAGGAAGTATATAGCAGGTGAAAATATGCAGTTGTACAAAGatagccacacacacacatacattatgTTTACTTcttaaagttcttttttttttctaatcatgTGACCATGATAAGATCTACAATTTCAACAACACACAATGTTTGCAGTAATGTTAATACGATCTCTTTGATGATGataatggtgatgatgatgatgatggttgtggtgatgatgatgatgatggttgtggtgatgatgatgatgataatgatgatggttgtggtgatgatgataatggtgatgatgatgatgtttataggctctccactagcagagtggttaccgtgttggcttgagaagcctgagaaggcttgagtcatgagttctcccttttttttttttgagatcatACCACGTTAGACGACTTAGAGACACAAACTCATACTGACATAAAATGCAGATTTAAACGCTCTAATTATAGATACACATGAGAGCCTTCAACTTCCGAAGTCTTTCAATAATGTATTGTCTCTAAATGCGATCACCAAACAGTGATGTAGTGTCTTGAACCAAACATGTAATTTGACGTTGACTAACCCGAGTAAGCATAAACAACTTACGTAACGAACGGATGAATAGACATTGAATATGACATTGAAATATAAGGATGGTGGATATTGTGGAGAGGGTTTAATAGCAAAGAGTGCTGTCTTCTCATAACTGTTCAAATAGATATTAATGGTTATTAATGACCAAACGAAGAGAGCCTGGTCGTCTTAGAAAGCCTGGTCGTCTTAGAGAGCCTGGTCGTCTTAGAGAGCCTGGTGGTCTTAGAGAGTCTGGTCGTCTTAGAGAGCCTGGTCGACTTAGAGAGCCTGGTGGTCTTAGAGAGCCTGGTGGTCTTAGAGAGCCTGGTCGTCTTAGAGAGTCTGGTGGTCTTAGAGAGCCTGGTCGTCTTAGAGAGTCTGGTCGTCTTAGAGAGCCTGGTCGTCTTAGAGAGTCTGGTGGTCTTAGAGAGCCTGGTCGTCTTAGAGAGCCTGGTCGTCTTAGAGAGCCTGGTGGTCTTAGAGAGCCTGGTCGTCTTAGAGAGTCTGGTGGTCTTAGAGAGCCTGGTCGTCTTAGAGAGTCTGGTGGTCTTAGAGAGCCTGGTGGTCTTAGAGAGCCTGGTCGTCTTAGAGAGCCTGGTCGTCTTAGAGAGCCTGGTCGTCTTAGAGAGCCTGGTCGTCTTAGAGAGCCTGGTGGTCTTAGAGAGCCTGGTCGTCTTAGAGAGCCTGGTGGTCTTAGAGAGCCTGGTCGTCTTAGAGAGCCTGGTGGTCTTAGAGAGCCTGGTGGTCTTAGTGAGCCTGGTCGTCTTAGAGAGCCTGGTCGTCTTAGTGAGCCTGGTCGTCTTAGAGAGCCTGGTCGTCTTAGAGAGTCTGGTCGTCTTAGAGAGTCTGGTGGTCTTAGAGAGCCTGGTGGTCTTAGAGAGCCTGGTGGTCTTAGAGAGCCTGGTGGTCTTAGAGAGCCTGGTCGTCTTAGAGAGTCAGGTCTTCTTAGAGAGTCTGGTCTTCTTAGAGAGTCTGGTCGTCTTAGAGAGTCTGGTCTTCTTAGAGAGTCTGGTCGTCTTAGAGAGTCTGGTCGTCTTAGAGAGTCTGGTCGTCTTAGAGAGTCTGGTCGTCTTAGAGAGCCTGGACGTCTTAGAGAGCCTGGTCGTCTTAGAGAGTCTGGTGGTCTTAGAGAGCCTGGTGGTCTTAGAGAGTCTGGTGGTCTTAGAGAGCCTGGTGGTCTTAGAGAGTCAGGTCTTCTTAGAGAGTCTGGTCGTCTTAGAGAGTCAGGTCTTCTTAGAGAGTCTGGTCGTCTTAGAGAGTCTGGTCGTCTTAGAGAGCCTGGTGGTCTTAGAGAGCCTGGTCGTCTTAGAGAGCCTGGTCGTCTTAGAGAGCCTGGTCGTCTTAGAGAGTCTGGTCGTCTTAGAGAGCCTGGTCGTCTTAGAGAGCCTGGTCGTCTTAGAGAGCCTGGTCGTCTTAGAGAGTCTGGTCGTCTTAGAGAGCCTGGTCGTCTTAGAGAGTCTGGTCGTCTTAGAGAGTCTGGTCGTCTTAGAGAGTCTGGTCGTCTTAGAGAGTCTGGTCGTCTTAGAGAGTCTGGTCGTCTTAGAGAGTCTGGTCGTCTTAGAGAGCCTGGTCGTCTTAGAGAGTCTGGTGGTCTTATGCGGTGTGGACTGTCGTCTTGATAGTTCTGTTTTCGAACCATGAACGTCGCCAATTTTcagagaggtttggactaggatgtaaaattccactttcagaccttatgatctatgggacagttgatgtaaagatcatctatttctgtggcccacggttaactagggtgtcatgtggcaagcacaacaaccaaccgtctttattttccccaactaatgccaagtacccatttgagctaggtggactcagaggcatccaaaagatcccgaaagaaTAGcgctcagtcttcaccaggattcgaacccggagcccccagtttggaagccaagcactttaccactcagccaccgctaggatgtaataatcttcaaatctgaaggaaggcccgaaacttgtaaaacaaaagaagttcaaatatgtttgtatttgtttgtttgttttttgtttgttttttttttaaacaaagtgcACTAACAACAAAGTGCACTTACAACAAACTtctttttgagatctaaatatTGTGCCACTTTCAACGCAGACAAAACCCTTGCTTTCGGTGGCCGATTCAATGGTTCTCTTCTCGCCGTCTACTCCAGTAGACAGCTTCGATAGGCATTAGCCACATTCAAGTCTATAGAATTCTCATGAAATGAATGTAAATCGTATCCGTGCCAGATAGGCTACACAAAcatcattcattttttaaagcttttatcaagtcactctgtctttctatctctctgtctggtgaaaattgtgtacacgttatttctcctacttcccattttcggatcaagttgtaactttgcacaattattcattattactAACAAGATCTGAATAAACagaaactaaaaattaattaatttattagtggtaattaattaattttgtttgatatagaaaaagggaaataaatctatgATATTGAGAGATAAGACAGGAAATGTGTAGTTATTCCGcttatttaagctttgtttttgttaagtatCTTTTAGATGTTGCTTGTTATTTGTTGcacaagttaatttttttacaactttttgttCGATTACTTGCGTGTTTATTTCCATCGTTAAATAATGTTATACCAatgtttttcattattattattataaaagctaAGTAATGCTATCATGCTTTTACTATGAAAATTCTGTGTAGAAAATGGCTTAGTTAGTGACTATAAGAGCAGGAAGTTTATTGTTTAAGCTTCATTAACGATGAGACTGAAACAtagagaagaaaacaaaagtgtgAGTTGAATGAATTTGTTGTTTAGTTCAAAACGTTAGACAAAGTCAGGGTCACTTCATTTTCTCAAGTATAGGCCTGGTATCTATTAGTCTTTGCTACCCAGCCGTACAcagcgcccgggtggaaacggtcgttaCAGGGGCTGACTAGACTAatagggtagcaaaacaagactcctcTTGGAGTGCCTAAACACATTATTTCATTACACTTGTCGGGGATTGAAAGAGAGCCCTAACAACCCTGTCAAGATGCACACCCCGGGAACATCCACACAAAAGGAAAATGGTGGAGGTCCctggtgtactcggccttcAGTCTAGTCGCGAGCATGTTGGGTTTCGAGACACTGATAAAGGGATGTGATACATAGACATCTGCTTGATTCCTACAAGACAAAACTACTGTTCAGACAGACCGGTGGAAGCGAGCTTATAGTTTCAAGAGTCTCGGCTCAACTCTCGACAATCATACATTaggtattatattatatatcaatatattatgGACCCAAGAACTTCCTAGTCTGACctcaaaaaagacaacaacagGACCCAAGCATCCAAGAATGTTTGACTCTGTAGCCCCAAGCCACGAACATGTAGTGACTACATTTGTAATG is part of the Biomphalaria glabrata chromosome 2, xgBioGlab47.1, whole genome shotgun sequence genome and harbors:
- the LOC129924674 gene encoding fibrinogen alpha-1 chain-like produces the protein MTKRREPGRLRKPGRLREPGRLREPGGLRESGRLREPGRLREPGGLREPGGLREPGRLRESGGLREPGRLRESGRLREPGRLRESGGLREPGRLREPGRLREPGGLREPGRLRESGGLREPGRLRESGGLREPGGLREPGRLREPGRLREPGRLREPGRLREPGGLREPGRLREPGGLREPGRLREPGGLREPGGLSEPGRLREPGRLSEPGRLREPGRLRESGRLRESGGLREPGGLREPGGLREPGGLREPGRLRESGLLRESGLLRESGRLRESGLLRESGRLRESGRLRESGRLRESGRLREPGRLREPGRLRESGGLREPGGLRESGGLREPGGLRESGLLRESGRLRESGLLRESGRLRESGRLREPGGLREPGRLREPGRLREPGRLRESGRLREPGRLREPGRLREPGRLRESGRLREPGRLRESGRLRESGRLRESGRLRESGRLRESGRLRESGRLREPGRLRESGGLMRCGLSS